Sequence from the Rutidosis leptorrhynchoides isolate AG116_Rl617_1_P2 chromosome 3, CSIRO_AGI_Rlap_v1, whole genome shotgun sequence genome:
atcattatttgataatctacgtaatgctttttaaacctttatagataaaataaaggttatggttgttttaaaaatgaatgcagtctttgaaaaacgtctcatatagaggtcaaaacctcgcgacgaaatcaattaatatggaacgtttataatcaatatgaacgggacatttcaccgtcaACCATGAGACCTTGGATCTGTTGTTTTCCTCGTTTATGTTTTAACGAGCAATGAAAAAAGCTCGAGTTCTCGCCCCCTGCACATCCCATTTTATACGGGCCTTTTGCATAGAATCAAGAGCAGCAAGCTTTTCAATCTCCAACTTTTCCTGAAAAAATTCGTTACGACTCGAAACTTGCGTTTCCGTTGCCAAACCTGCATCAATAGTAACATCTAAGTCAGATATTAGAACATTTAACTCATGTAAACGAGATGCTTCAGTGCTTCTAGCTGTACAAATCCAGGTTTTTAGATGAGCTTTTAGAGTTCGCAGTTTAGCTAAGAAATCTTGGGCAGAATTCAAGCAGTTGTCACTCCAAATCTTGCGAACCGTCGCCTTGAAATCCGGCCTATCAAACAATGAAGCGAAAACCTTATAGTGCGTCGGTCCAAAATCGACCTTGTCTTCAAACAACATAATAGATGAATGATCCGAGTGGCCTCTCGGTAAGACTTCACCTTTTAGATCACAAACCACGTTTAAAATATTATTCGTAATGAAGAACCGATCTAGTTTGCTAAGGTTGGTCCCGGATTTATTTCTCCACGTAAATTCAAGACCGCCAAGAGGGACTTCATATAATGAAGACGAttcaataaagtcattaaacttcaGTGTATCAAGATTACAAAACTTCGTACCCTGTCTTTCATTAACATTTCGAACCGCATTCCAATCTCCAAATATGATGTAATTGCCATTATTTGCAACCATGAAATCATCAATTTTGTTCCATAAATTTATCTTATCATGTAACGCTTGAGGAGCATAAACCTTTACCATGTAAGTCTCAATATCTTCGTGCACCCAATAACCTTTGACAATAACAAAATGAACATCACACCAAATATCCTCTTTGACGAACATAGAAGGATCCCAAAGAGAAGTGATACCACCCGAAGCTCCCCGAGACAAACTAACCGTGTAATCAAAGTGAGTGTTCCCCCAAATCGTCTTCAACCTAAAGATCTGAAGACATGCCATCTTGGATTCCCGAAGGCCTAAGAGCTGAACCTTA
This genomic interval carries:
- the LOC139900406 gene encoding uncharacterized protein is translated as MACLQIFRLKTIWGNTHFDYTVSLSRGASGGITSLWDPSMFVKEDIWCDVHFVIVKGYWVHEDIETYMVKVYAPQALHDKINLWNKIDDFMVANNGNYIIFGDWNAVRNVNERQGTKFCNLDTLKFNDFIESSSLYEVPLGGLEFTWRNKSGTNLSKLDRFFITNNILNVVCDLKGEVLPRGHSDHSSIMLFEDKVDFGPTHYKVFASLFDRPDFKATVRKIWSDNCLNSAQDFLAKLRTLKAHLKTWICTARSTEASRLHELNVLISDLDVTIDAGLATETQVSSRNEFFQEKLEIEKLAALDSMQKARIKWDVQGARTRAFFIAR